Below is a window of Chiloscyllium plagiosum isolate BGI_BamShark_2017 unplaced genomic scaffold, ASM401019v2 scaf_47797, whole genome shotgun sequence DNA.
ctctctctctctctctgctgtaaaAACTCTGCTGGATGGCCAGCAtgaactcagtgggctgaatggcctatctctctctctctctctgtgctgtaaagGCTTCCTGCTTCGTGGCCAGCAGAaagctggatgggctgaatggcctgggaGCCTGCAGCTCGGCTTCGTTTCGAATCCGTTTCGCGTTCCTCCTCCCGCCCTCGCCCTTTCTGTCCCTGCGCGGCCGCCGTCCCAGGGGCGGGGACGCGGGTCCCACCCGGAGGGCCCTGGCCCGTTCCGATTGGCCCGCGGCTCTGGATGGGCGGGTCTCCTCTCCAATCGGCAGCGAGAGGGCGCCGCCCCTGCCGTGAGGGGGCATGCGCGTTGCTGAAAAAAAACGGTACGCACATGCGCACCACTGAGCGACGGGCGCACGCATGCGTCGCGGTGCTCATTCAATTCCAATGCCTCAGTTCTGGTCAGGTGAGTGCGTCTACCTTAAATACCCCTCTTGGGCGTGCATTGACCTTAAATACCCCTCTTGGGCGTGCATTGGCCTTAAATACCCCTCTGGGGCGTGCATTGACCTTAAATGCCCCTCTGGGGCGTGCATTGACCTTAAATACCCCTCTGGGGCGTGCATTGACCTTAAATACCCCTCTGGGGCGTGCATTGGCCTTAAATGCCCATCTGGGGCGTGCATTGGCTTTAAATGCCCCTCTAGGGAGTGCATTGACCGTAAATACCCCTCTGGGGCGTGCATTGGCCTTAAATACCCCTCTACGGAGTGCATTGACCTTAAATACCCCTCTGGGGCGTGCATTGGCCTTAAATACTCCTCTAGGGAGTGCATTGGTCTTAAATACCCCTCTGGGGCGTGCATTGGCCTTAAATACCCCTCTAGGGAGTGCATTGGCCTTAAATACCCCTCTAGGGAGTGCATTGGTCTTAAATACCCCTCTGGGGCATGCATTGGCCTTAAATACCCCTCTAGGGAGTGCATTGACCTTAAATACCCCTCTAGGGAGTGCATTGGCCTTAAATACCCCTCTGGGGAGTGCAATGAACCTAAATACCCCTCTGGGGAGTGCATTGACCCAAATACCCCTTCAGAGTGTGCATTGATCCTGTATACCCCTCCCTGAGGGTGCATTTATCCTAAATACCCCATCCAGGGGCTGCATTGTTCCAATATGTCCCCCGAGAGACTGCATTGACCCTGAATATTACACCAGGGTCTGCATTGACTTTAATTACCCCTCCAGAGGGTGCATTTACCCTAATTACCCCTCCAGAGGGTGCATTTACCNNNNNNNNNNNNNNNNNNNNNNNNNNNNNNNNNNNNNNNNNNNNNNNNNNNNNNNNNNNNNNNNNNNNNNNNNNNNNNNNNNNNNNNNNNNNNNNNNNNNNNNNNNNNNNNNNNNNNNNNNNNNNNNNNNNNNNNNNNNNNNNNNNNNNNNNNNNNNNNNNNNNNNNNNNNNNNNNNNNNNNNNNNNNNNNNNNNNNNNNNNNNNNNNNNNNNNNNNNNNNNNNNNNNNNNNNNNNNNNNNNNNNNNNNNNNNNNNNNNNNNNNNNNNNNNNNNNNNNNNNNNNNNNNNNNNNNNNNNNNNNNNNNNNNNNNNNNNNNNNNNNNNNNNNNNNNNNNNNNNNNNNNNNNCCCCTCTGGGGCGTGCATTGACCGTAAATACCCCTCTGGGGCGTGCATTGACCTTAAATACCCGTCTGGGGCGTGCATTGACCTTAAATACCCCTCTGGGGCGTGCATTGGCCTTAAATACACCTCTGGGGCGTGCATTGACCTTAAATACCCCTCTGGGGCGTGCATTGGCCTTAAATGCCCCTCTGGGGCGTGCATTGGCCTTAAATACCCCTCTGGGGCGTACATTGGCCTTAAATACCCCTCTGGTGCGTGCATTGGCCTTAAATACCCCTCTGGGGCGTGCATTGGCCTTAAATACCCCTCTAGGGAGTGCATTGACCGTAAATACCCCTCTGGGGTGTGCATTGGCCTTAAATACTCCTCTAGGGCGTGCATTGGTCTTAAATACCCCTCTGGGGCGTGCATTGGCCTTAAATACCCCTCTAGGGAGTGCATTGACCGTAAATACCCGTCTGGGGCGTGCATTGGCCTTAAATACCCCTCTAGGGAGTGCATTGGCCTTAAATACCCCTCTAGGGACTGCATTGGTCTTAAATACCCCTCTGGGGCGTGCATTGGCCTTAAATACCCCTCTGGGGAGTGCATTGACCCAAAAAACCCTTCAGAGTGTGCATTGATCCTGTATACCCCTCCCTGAGGGTGCATTTATCCTAAATACCCCATCCAGGGGCTGCATTGTTCCAATATGTCCCCTGAGAGACTGCATTGACCCTGAATATTACACCAGGGTCTGCATTGACTTTAATTACCCCTCGAGAGGGTGCATTTATCCTAATTACCCCTCCAGAGGGTGCATTTACC
It encodes the following:
- the LOC122545636 gene encoding LWamide neuropeptides-like encodes the protein GVFKANARPRGVFKTNAVPRGVFKANALPRGVFKANARPRRVFTVNALPRGVFKANARPRGVFKTNARPRGVFKANAHPRGVFTVNALPRGVFKANARPRGVFKANARTRGVFKANVRPRGVFKANARPRGAFKANARPRGVFKANALPRGVFKVNALPRGVFKANACPRGVFKTNALPRGVFKANALPRGVFKANARPRGVFKTNALPRGVFKANARPRGVFKVNALRRGVFKANARPRGVFTVNALPRGAFKANARPRWAFKANARPRGVFKVNARPRGVFKVNARPRGAFKVNARPRGVFKANARPRGVFKVNARPRGVFKVDALT